Proteins found in one Pyxidicoccus trucidator genomic segment:
- a CDS encoding helix-turn-helix domain-containing protein: protein MSPGPSDASSSNGHLQGLARRIRALRERRGLTQEDFAARCGISVSFASLLERGERSPSYETLLQVASALGLPLWELLRLDDPQDAGVYRLESFVRARRLSRADLDRLLAVAEVMFSEASPSGEEEARPAPAPCGEPGCVRPVLARGLCTAHYHRERRRKVAGAGTGSGA from the coding sequence ATGTCTCCCGGTCCGTCAGACGCTTCTTCCTCGAACGGACACCTGCAGGGGCTGGCCAGACGCATCCGCGCGCTGCGGGAGCGGCGAGGCCTCACCCAGGAGGACTTCGCCGCCCGGTGCGGCATCTCCGTCTCCTTCGCGTCCCTGCTGGAGCGCGGCGAGCGCAGCCCCAGCTACGAGACGCTCCTCCAGGTGGCCTCCGCGCTGGGGCTTCCCCTGTGGGAGTTGCTGAGGCTGGACGACCCGCAGGACGCCGGTGTGTACCGGCTGGAGTCCTTCGTCCGGGCCCGCCGCCTGTCGCGCGCGGACCTGGACCGGCTGCTGGCGGTGGCGGAGGTGATGTTCAGCGAGGCCTCCCCGTCCGGAGAGGAGGAGGCCCGGCCCGCGCCCGCCCCGTGTGGCGAGCCCGGGTGTGTCCGGCCGGTGCTCGCCCGGGGCCTGTGCACCGCCCACTACCATCGGGAGCGGCGCAGGAAGGTGGCCGGAGCGGGCACCGGCTCCGGAGCCTGA
- a CDS encoding DEAD/DEAH box helicase has product MSDNQEPTPGSPAPDEAPTRPDEYVADIGFDEMNLSEPLRRALAEVGYTHPTPVQARAFRPAMEGRDLIVRSKTGTGKTAAFGLPLLEKIPADEKRVRALILCPTRELALQVADELRSLAKYKGVKVAAIYGGASMKQQEDALEEGTPIIVGTPGRVFDHINRGNLKLDGCDHAVLDEADEMLNQGFYEEVTRILDRLPKNRQVLLFSATVPTDIQNLIARYTTNAETLLLSGDVFTVEHIHHIRYDVSDALPKPRHLIYVLEKEEPQNAIIFCNTRDDTALVTAVLNRNGFDAELLNGDLPQKERERVMGKVKRGEVAFMVATDIAARGIDISGLEYVINYSLPEDAAVYLHRVGRTGRIGNKGTAINLFSGRELATFTTLEKKFGIKFEMREMPAPEEAMRLWVERHVREIHEAAGSAISEGFLPLAAQLKTRPDADDLIAFLLKYFFSHLRMEKAAAMYAAEGREPPQERKFEPRDSGRRGERGDKRERGGERRERGDREERRERPAVRAERPERTERPERVESPDRERRPRRDEPRRERGEGARGAAALEAGPGEVKLWVNLGTADGLGPGSIATALEDAGAPLGKMVRAELRPTFAYVFVAEDDVAGFEALNGKQQGTKTLRVERSKPRTEREATPRPPPSPDAGPGEAKLWTNLGMDDGMDEAKLPAALEALGAPAGKVLKVVLRPTYGYAYVAEADAPAFEALNGKPHGEKALKVERHRPRGAREERRPRSEAPPDVPGQTRLWVGLGRQDGLDEAGVTAALEAAGAPAGKVVRMDLRPTYAYVFVADEDVAGFETTHGKQHGDRTLKVERAKKK; this is encoded by the coding sequence ATGAGCGACAACCAAGAGCCCACGCCGGGAAGCCCGGCGCCTGACGAAGCCCCCACGCGTCCCGACGAATACGTCGCGGACATCGGCTTCGACGAAATGAACCTGTCCGAGCCTCTCCGCCGCGCGCTGGCAGAGGTCGGCTACACCCACCCCACCCCCGTCCAGGCCCGCGCCTTCCGCCCGGCCATGGAAGGCCGGGACCTGATTGTCCGTAGCAAGACGGGCACCGGAAAGACGGCCGCCTTCGGCCTGCCCCTGCTGGAGAAGATTCCCGCCGACGAGAAGCGCGTGCGCGCCCTCATCCTCTGCCCCACCCGCGAGCTGGCGCTCCAGGTGGCGGACGAGCTGAGGTCGCTCGCGAAGTACAAGGGCGTGAAGGTGGCGGCCATCTACGGCGGCGCCTCCATGAAGCAGCAGGAGGACGCGCTCGAGGAAGGCACCCCCATCATCGTCGGCACCCCGGGCCGCGTCTTCGACCACATCAACCGCGGCAACCTGAAGCTGGACGGGTGTGACCACGCCGTCCTCGACGAAGCCGACGAGATGCTCAACCAGGGCTTCTACGAGGAAGTCACCCGCATCCTCGACCGCCTTCCGAAGAACCGGCAGGTGCTGCTGTTCAGCGCCACCGTCCCCACCGACATCCAGAACCTCATCGCCCGCTACACGACGAACGCGGAGACGCTGCTGCTGTCCGGCGACGTCTTCACGGTGGAGCACATCCACCACATCCGCTACGACGTGTCGGACGCGCTCCCCAAGCCGCGCCACCTCATCTACGTGCTGGAGAAGGAAGAGCCGCAGAACGCCATCATCTTCTGCAACACCCGCGACGACACGGCGCTGGTGACGGCGGTGCTCAACCGCAACGGCTTCGACGCGGAGCTGCTCAACGGGGACCTGCCGCAGAAGGAGCGCGAGCGGGTGATGGGCAAGGTGAAGCGCGGCGAGGTGGCCTTCATGGTGGCCACGGACATCGCGGCGCGCGGCATCGACATCTCCGGCCTGGAGTACGTCATCAACTACTCGCTGCCGGAGGACGCGGCGGTGTACCTGCACCGCGTGGGCCGCACCGGCCGCATCGGCAACAAGGGCACCGCCATCAACCTCTTCTCCGGGCGTGAGCTGGCCACGTTCACCACGCTGGAGAAGAAGTTCGGCATCAAGTTCGAGATGCGCGAGATGCCGGCGCCCGAGGAGGCCATGCGGCTGTGGGTGGAGCGCCACGTGCGCGAAATCCACGAGGCGGCCGGCTCCGCCATCTCCGAGGGCTTCCTACCCCTGGCCGCGCAGCTCAAGACGCGGCCGGATGCGGACGACCTCATCGCCTTCCTGCTGAAGTACTTCTTCAGCCACCTGCGCATGGAGAAGGCGGCGGCGATGTACGCGGCCGAGGGGCGCGAGCCTCCGCAGGAGCGCAAGTTCGAGCCCCGGGACAGCGGGCGCCGCGGGGAGCGTGGCGACAAGCGCGAGCGCGGCGGCGAGCGGCGCGAGCGTGGAGACCGCGAGGAGCGCCGGGAGCGGCCGGCGGTTCGCGCCGAGCGGCCCGAGCGCACGGAGCGGCCGGAGCGGGTGGAGTCCCCGGACCGCGAGCGGCGGCCCCGGCGCGACGAGCCCCGGCGCGAGCGCGGCGAGGGTGCCCGTGGCGCGGCGGCGCTGGAGGCGGGCCCCGGCGAGGTGAAGCTGTGGGTCAACCTGGGCACGGCGGACGGCCTGGGGCCGGGCAGCATCGCCACGGCGCTGGAGGACGCGGGCGCCCCGCTGGGGAAGATGGTGCGCGCGGAATTGCGCCCCACCTTCGCGTACGTCTTCGTCGCGGAGGACGACGTCGCGGGCTTCGAGGCCCTCAACGGCAAGCAGCAGGGCACCAAGACGCTGCGCGTGGAGCGGAGCAAGCCGCGCACCGAGCGCGAGGCCACGCCCCGCCCGCCCCCGTCCCCGGACGCGGGCCCCGGCGAGGCGAAGCTGTGGACCAACCTGGGCATGGATGACGGCATGGACGAGGCGAAGCTGCCCGCCGCGCTGGAGGCCCTGGGCGCCCCCGCTGGCAAGGTGCTGAAGGTGGTGCTGCGGCCCACGTACGGGTACGCCTACGTGGCCGAGGCGGACGCCCCGGCCTTCGAGGCCCTCAACGGCAAGCCGCACGGCGAGAAGGCGCTGAAGGTGGAGCGCCATCGCCCGCGCGGAGCCCGCGAGGAGCGCCGCCCGAGGAGCGAGGCCCCGCCGGACGTGCCGGGCCAGACGCGCCTCTGGGTGGGCCTGGGCCGTCAGGACGGGCTGGACGAGGCGGGTGTCACCGCCGCGCTGGAGGCCGCGGGCGCCCCCGCCGGCAAGGTGGTGCGCATGGACCTGCGCCCCACCTATGCGTACGTCTTCGTCGCCGACGAGGACGTGGCCGGCTTCGAGACCACCCACGGCAAGCAGCACGGCGACCGGACGCTGAAGGTGGAGCGGGCGAAGAAGAAGTAG
- a CDS encoding RNA polymerase factor sigma-32, with the protein MANGRKRTKGATPRPRAKRPATGEVVDAEIVDAQAEGAEAEPQVDPDTLEPDPAELAEVEPEADLSAPVVPTRALARVGESALATKDPLQAYMAEVQRHPLLTREEELQLARKYRDTADVGAAYRLVASNLRLVVKLAHEYHRNPLSLLDLVQEGNIGLMQAVKKYDPERGVKLSSYAAWWIRAYILRYIMDNWKMVKLGTTEAQRKLFFKLRQEQEKLISQGFEASPKLLAERLNVSEQDVVEMDQRLGHDEMSIDAPLRGDEDSGATRADRYLPSNAMPADERLGAEQLKALFRDKLAEFSRTLEGKERYIFENRLTSDEPLTLQDIGDKYGVSRERARQIEAALINRMREFMREHIPDFDLVATPKA; encoded by the coding sequence ATGGCGAATGGGAGGAAGAGAACCAAAGGGGCGACCCCCCGCCCTCGCGCGAAACGGCCGGCCACGGGCGAGGTGGTGGACGCGGAAATCGTGGATGCCCAGGCCGAGGGGGCCGAGGCCGAGCCTCAGGTGGACCCGGACACCCTGGAGCCGGACCCCGCGGAATTGGCCGAGGTGGAGCCCGAGGCGGACCTGAGCGCCCCCGTCGTCCCCACGAGGGCCCTGGCCCGGGTGGGCGAGTCCGCGCTGGCCACGAAGGACCCCCTCCAGGCCTACATGGCGGAAGTCCAGCGCCATCCCCTGCTGACCCGGGAGGAGGAGCTCCAACTCGCCCGGAAGTACCGGGACACGGCGGACGTGGGGGCGGCCTACCGGCTGGTCGCCTCCAACCTGCGCCTGGTCGTCAAGCTGGCCCACGAATACCACCGCAACCCGCTTTCCCTGCTGGACCTGGTGCAGGAGGGCAACATCGGGTTGATGCAGGCGGTGAAGAAGTACGACCCGGAGCGGGGCGTGAAGCTCAGCAGCTACGCCGCCTGGTGGATTCGCGCCTACATCCTCCGCTACATCATGGACAACTGGAAGATGGTGAAGCTGGGGACCACCGAGGCCCAGCGGAAGCTCTTCTTCAAGCTTCGCCAGGAGCAGGAGAAGCTCATCTCCCAGGGCTTCGAGGCCAGCCCCAAGCTGCTGGCGGAGCGGCTCAACGTCAGTGAGCAGGACGTGGTGGAGATGGACCAGCGGCTGGGGCACGACGAGATGTCCATCGACGCGCCCCTGCGCGGGGACGAGGACTCCGGCGCGACGCGCGCGGACCGGTACCTGCCCTCGAACGCCATGCCCGCCGACGAGCGGCTGGGCGCCGAGCAGCTCAAGGCCCTCTTCCGCGACAAGCTGGCCGAGTTCTCCCGGACGCTGGAGGGCAAGGAGCGCTACATCTTCGAGAACCGGCTCACCTCCGACGAGCCCCTCACGCTCCAGGACATCGGCGACAAGTACGGCGTCAGCCGCGAGCGCGCCCGGCAGATTGAGGCGGCCCTCATCAACCGGATGCGCGAGTTCATGCGCGAGCACATCCCCGACTTCGACCTGGTCGCGACACCGAAGGCCTGA
- a CDS encoding beta-ketoacyl synthase N-terminal-like domain-containing protein, whose translation MRRVGIFGWGVVAPRSRNIEAFEKNLSSSESWLSPFNGFGPDNFLVGMPEFELADYKPWIDARFPGSRFSQLERKMGQPTQFAIGAFIQSLAQNPGLEQELQALGSRAHVYVGTGLGDLPTIQNISLDLYRAQRRWDRFWATPARNAVLRQWMETREPLPGLPPEPSTVDEATREEAEDAWWHYWAGRSTELREYLSELREIEALGVPDEGDIESAKLAVIKEKRTRNARLQKKWMSPEPPWNSVSSNVLWNIHNTPASQISMLGRITGMAFAPVAACSSFGYGLRLAINAIQLGQAKAVVMGMTDAAPNPLVVGGFYNARVISADAALSKPLTALRGTHIAGGSVVWVLGDLEHFTAKGFKPLGMEPVAVGVTADADHIITPSKEGPTLAIREALAEAGVTPADVGSWDLHATATPGDFLEVQNLRDVMPESVLITARKGTFGHGMSAGGGWELTAQYLGYGQGKVFSTPLKQAELNKQISRVHSRFVFDEAVDAPAGCAGKLSMGVGGINACVISRPWK comes from the coding sequence GTGCGCAGAGTCGGAATCTTTGGCTGGGGCGTCGTTGCCCCCCGGTCCAGGAACATCGAAGCTTTCGAGAAGAATCTGTCGTCCTCCGAGAGCTGGCTGTCCCCCTTCAACGGCTTCGGGCCGGACAACTTCCTCGTCGGCATGCCGGAGTTCGAGCTGGCCGACTACAAGCCGTGGATTGACGCGCGCTTCCCCGGCAGCCGCTTCTCGCAGCTGGAGCGGAAGATGGGCCAGCCGACGCAGTTCGCCATCGGCGCCTTCATCCAGTCGCTCGCGCAGAACCCCGGGCTGGAGCAGGAGCTGCAGGCGCTGGGCTCCCGCGCCCACGTCTACGTGGGCACCGGCCTGGGCGACCTGCCCACCATCCAGAACATCTCCCTCGACTTGTACCGCGCCCAGCGTCGGTGGGACCGCTTCTGGGCGACCCCGGCGCGCAACGCCGTGCTGCGCCAGTGGATGGAGACGCGCGAGCCGCTGCCGGGCCTGCCTCCGGAGCCGTCCACCGTGGACGAGGCCACGCGCGAAGAGGCCGAGGACGCGTGGTGGCACTACTGGGCCGGCCGCTCCACGGAGCTGCGCGAGTACCTGTCCGAGCTGCGCGAGATTGAAGCCCTCGGCGTGCCCGACGAGGGCGACATCGAGTCCGCCAAGCTGGCCGTCATCAAGGAGAAGCGCACCCGCAACGCGCGCCTCCAGAAGAAGTGGATGTCGCCGGAGCCGCCGTGGAACTCGGTGTCCTCCAACGTGCTGTGGAACATCCACAACACGCCGGCCTCGCAGATTTCGATGCTGGGGCGCATCACCGGCATGGCATTCGCCCCGGTGGCCGCGTGCTCGTCCTTCGGCTACGGCCTGAGGCTGGCCATCAACGCGATTCAGCTGGGCCAGGCGAAGGCCGTCGTCATGGGCATGACTGACGCCGCGCCCAACCCGCTCGTCGTCGGCGGCTTCTACAACGCCCGCGTCATCTCCGCGGACGCCGCCCTCTCCAAGCCCCTCACCGCGCTGCGGGGCACGCACATCGCCGGTGGCTCGGTGGTGTGGGTGCTGGGTGACCTGGAGCACTTCACGGCGAAGGGCTTCAAGCCGCTGGGCATGGAGCCGGTGGCCGTGGGCGTCACCGCCGACGCGGACCACATCATCACCCCGTCCAAGGAAGGCCCCACGCTGGCCATCCGCGAGGCGCTGGCCGAGGCTGGCGTCACCCCCGCGGACGTGGGGAGCTGGGATTTGCACGCCACCGCCACCCCGGGCGACTTCCTGGAAGTGCAGAACCTGCGGGACGTGATGCCCGAGTCGGTGCTGATTACGGCGCGCAAGGGCACCTTCGGCCACGGCATGTCCGCGGGCGGGGGCTGGGAGCTGACGGCCCAGTACCTCGGCTACGGCCAGGGCAAGGTGTTCTCCACGCCGCTGAAGCAGGCCGAGCTGAACAAGCAGATTTCGCGCGTGCACAGCCGCTTCGTCTTCGACGAGGCGGTGGACGCGCCCGCTGGCTGCGCGGGCAAGCTGTCCATGGGCGTGGGCGGCATCAACGCCTGCGTCATCTCCCGCCCCTGGAAATAG
- a CDS encoding molecular chaperone DnaJ translates to MAKGGQTPPEPGSAEVKAAWARREAGDVAGARRDAERILAGNPSPEDRAEAEALLRSTSTPPRLYGFALLAAAVFFVLLVLALSRYA, encoded by the coding sequence ATGGCAAAAGGCGGACAGACGCCCCCGGAGCCAGGCTCGGCCGAGGTGAAGGCCGCCTGGGCCCGGAGGGAGGCCGGCGACGTGGCCGGGGCCCGGCGCGACGCCGAGCGCATCCTGGCGGGCAACCCCTCCCCGGAGGACCGGGCGGAGGCGGAGGCCCTGCTCCGGAGCACCTCCACGCCCCCCCGGCTCTACGGCTTCGCCCTGCTGGCCGCCGCCGTCTTCTTCGTGCTGCTGGTGCTCGCACTGTCCCGGTACGCGTAA
- a CDS encoding DUF4159 domain-containing protein — protein MSARRLTRRNLLLGTAALAPLLSRRADAFGEKSRFIPAVVRHGGRWDARVSGLRRIAWELQRRTSVEVVPDARPFLLSSPELFEYPFLYMGSDGSFPALTEAEVINLRRYLTYGGFLLADANDGSDGDGFDASFRREIARVLPQNPLTEVPSTHVVFKSFFMLDAAPGRLLNKPQLMASMLGKRAAVLYSQNDLAGAWSRSEAGDYEFDVSPGGEPQRELAVRLGINICMYALCLDYKDDAVHLQLILNKRR, from the coding sequence ATGTCCGCGCGGCGATTGACCCGTCGAAACCTCCTGCTCGGCACCGCCGCGCTCGCTCCGTTGCTGTCCCGACGGGCGGACGCGTTCGGTGAGAAGAGCCGCTTCATCCCCGCTGTGGTCCGGCACGGAGGTCGCTGGGACGCGCGAGTGTCCGGGCTGCGCCGCATCGCCTGGGAGCTGCAGCGCCGCACCTCCGTGGAGGTGGTGCCGGACGCGCGCCCCTTCCTGCTCAGCTCGCCGGAGCTCTTCGAGTACCCCTTCCTCTACATGGGCAGCGATGGGAGCTTCCCCGCGCTCACCGAGGCGGAGGTCATCAACCTGCGGCGCTACCTCACCTACGGCGGCTTCCTGCTGGCGGACGCCAATGACGGCAGCGACGGGGACGGCTTCGACGCGTCCTTCCGCCGGGAAATCGCGCGGGTGCTGCCGCAGAACCCGCTGACCGAGGTGCCCTCCACCCACGTGGTGTTCAAGTCCTTCTTCATGCTGGACGCGGCGCCGGGGCGGCTGCTCAACAAGCCCCAGTTGATGGCGTCCATGCTGGGCAAGCGCGCCGCGGTGCTGTACTCGCAGAACGACCTGGCCGGGGCCTGGAGCCGCAGCGAGGCCGGCGACTACGAGTTCGACGTGTCCCCCGGCGGCGAGCCCCAGCGCGAGCTGGCCGTTCGCCTGGGCATCAACATCTGCATGTATGCCCTCTGCCTCGACTACAAGGATGACGCCGTCCACCTGCAGCTCATCCTCAACAAGCGGCGCTGA
- a CDS encoding glutamine amidotransferase — protein MNSPTFNAWKLVSLSPLPPWALVLLALGLVLGVALAAWGVRREPSRYRRVLLWVLRVGAGVAALFFLLEPGIRHLQVARMKNRVAVLVDRSASMSFPSEPGGPTRTAQVASFLEKAAPQLAALQDRFTVELYGFDPELAPVTAASLAKEPARAGTTDLLAAVRSAAGEGQGARKLSGMLLFSDGADNTELKSGVVGRARAALADLNVPVSTFTVGQESLKDLAVEGLKVDDFAFVRNSLTVEVEIHGRGFGGREIPVVLSQEGKTVASKTVRLESSDDVKPVAFTFTPDQTGRFVYTVTVPTFPDEAVADNNTRSFTLKVIRDRVRVLLVVGRPSWDERYLRGLLRQDANVDLVSFYILRTLSDDPGVVNERELSLIPFPMEEIFDTKLDTFDVVIFQNFGHADPSLSIAEYERNLERYIHNGGAFVMIGGDSVLGEGRAMMPTLMEALPVAAAGPANPEPFTARLTPEGMRHPITAIGTGAASTESAWAELPPIPGANLTTARPGATVLLDHPHLTANGRNAPLVAVWDYGRGRSLVMATDASWYWAFAAHRDGSPSRAYDRFWGNALRWLVRDPDLTTLKVTADPPSVEPGRPVGVVVQARMADYQPAQDAQVRVELFSVATQKPIAVQTGTAGADGVVRLEFAPPAPGPYKLLASAKKGETDLGAGEDAVAVRAVGPELSDASVRTELMEDIAKVTGGKAYKLPQGGLPDVPLLDPPVVEVGRAKDQPLWDRWYYLVALIALLGAEWFARRRFGYV, from the coding sequence ATGAACTCCCCCACCTTCAACGCCTGGAAGCTCGTCAGCCTCTCCCCGCTGCCGCCGTGGGCGCTGGTGCTGCTCGCCCTCGGACTGGTGCTGGGCGTGGCGCTGGCCGCCTGGGGCGTGCGCCGCGAGCCCTCGCGCTACCGCCGTGTCCTCCTCTGGGTCCTCCGGGTGGGCGCGGGCGTGGCCGCGCTCTTCTTCCTCCTGGAGCCCGGCATCCGTCACCTGCAGGTGGCGCGGATGAAGAACCGCGTCGCCGTGCTGGTGGACCGCTCCGCCTCCATGAGCTTCCCCTCCGAGCCCGGCGGCCCCACGCGCACCGCGCAGGTGGCCTCCTTCCTGGAGAAGGCCGCGCCGCAACTGGCCGCCCTGCAGGACCGCTTCACGGTGGAGCTGTACGGCTTCGACCCGGAGTTGGCGCCGGTGACGGCCGCGTCGCTGGCGAAGGAGCCGGCGCGCGCGGGCACCACGGACCTGCTCGCCGCGGTGCGCTCGGCGGCGGGGGAGGGGCAGGGCGCCCGCAAGCTGTCGGGCATGCTGCTGTTCAGCGACGGCGCGGACAACACCGAGCTGAAGTCGGGCGTGGTGGGTCGGGCGCGCGCGGCGCTGGCGGACCTGAATGTGCCCGTCTCCACCTTCACCGTGGGCCAGGAGTCGCTGAAGGACCTGGCGGTGGAGGGGCTGAAGGTCGACGACTTCGCCTTCGTGCGCAACTCGCTCACCGTGGAGGTGGAGATTCACGGCCGCGGCTTCGGCGGGCGTGAGATTCCGGTGGTGCTCAGCCAGGAAGGCAAGACGGTGGCGAGCAAGACGGTGCGCCTGGAGTCCTCGGACGACGTGAAGCCGGTGGCCTTCACCTTCACGCCGGACCAGACGGGGCGCTTCGTCTACACGGTGACGGTGCCCACCTTCCCGGACGAGGCGGTGGCGGACAACAACACCCGCTCCTTCACGCTGAAGGTGATTCGGGACCGCGTGCGCGTGCTGCTGGTGGTGGGCCGGCCCTCGTGGGACGAGCGCTACCTGCGCGGGCTGCTGCGCCAGGACGCCAACGTGGACCTGGTGTCGTTCTACATCCTGCGCACGCTGTCGGACGACCCGGGCGTGGTGAACGAGCGCGAGCTGTCGCTCATCCCGTTCCCCATGGAGGAGATTTTCGACACGAAGCTGGACACCTTCGACGTCGTCATCTTCCAGAACTTCGGCCACGCGGACCCGTCGCTGTCCATCGCCGAGTACGAGCGCAACCTGGAGCGCTACATCCACAACGGCGGCGCCTTCGTGATGATTGGTGGCGACAGCGTGCTGGGCGAGGGCCGGGCGATGATGCCCACGCTGATGGAGGCGCTGCCCGTCGCCGCCGCCGGCCCCGCCAACCCGGAGCCCTTCACGGCCCGACTGACGCCGGAGGGCATGCGCCACCCGATAACGGCCATTGGCACGGGCGCGGCGAGCACGGAGTCCGCGTGGGCGGAGCTGCCGCCCATTCCGGGCGCCAACCTGACGACGGCGCGTCCCGGGGCCACGGTGCTGCTGGACCACCCGCACCTGACGGCGAACGGAAGGAATGCACCGCTGGTGGCGGTGTGGGACTACGGCCGGGGCCGCTCGCTGGTGATGGCCACGGATGCGTCCTGGTACTGGGCCTTCGCGGCGCACCGGGATGGCTCGCCCAGCCGCGCGTATGACCGCTTCTGGGGCAATGCGCTGCGGTGGCTGGTGAGGGACCCGGACCTGACGACGCTGAAGGTGACGGCGGACCCGCCGTCGGTGGAGCCGGGGCGGCCCGTGGGCGTGGTGGTGCAGGCGCGGATGGCGGACTACCAGCCGGCGCAGGACGCGCAGGTGCGGGTGGAGCTGTTCTCCGTGGCGACGCAGAAGCCGATAGCGGTGCAGACGGGCACCGCGGGAGCGGATGGCGTGGTGCGACTGGAGTTCGCGCCGCCCGCGCCCGGCCCGTACAAGCTGCTGGCCTCGGCGAAGAAGGGCGAGACGGACCTGGGCGCGGGCGAGGACGCGGTGGCGGTGCGCGCCGTGGGGCCGGAGCTTTCGGACGCCTCGGTGCGCACGGAGCTGATGGAGGACATCGCCAAGGTGACGGGCGGCAAGGCGTACAAGCTGCCCCAGGGCGGGCTGCCGGATGTGCCGCTGCTGGACCCTCCGGTGGTGGAGGTGGGCCGCGCCAAGGACCAGCCGCTGTGGGACCGCTGGTACTACCTGGTGGCGCTCATCGCGCTGCTGGGCGCGGAGTGGTTCGCACGGCGCCGCTTCGGCTACGTGTGA